In bacterium, the sequence TATTCAACTCCTCACGTTTGAGTGCCCGCTCGCGCCGCAACGCCTTCCGATCCCCGCCCTCACTTTTTTCGACCTCTGAATTCTGATTTCTGGTTTCAGATTCCTGGCTTCTGGCTTCGGCTTCAGATTTCTCATGATAGTAATCATAACCACCGGGATATCTCCGTACCCCGGGCGGAGCCATGGCGATGATGCTGGTGGCAACATGACGGGTAAATTCAATGTCATGGCTGACAAGACATACTGTTCCCTCATAATCATGCAGGGCATTTTCAAGAGCCTCACGGGAAGGAATGTCCAGATGGGTAGTAGGTTCATCCAGCATCAGGAAATTGGGAGGATTCACGAGCAGGCGCGCAAATGCCACCCGCATTTTTTCACCACCACTCAGCACTGCAATTTTCTTTTCAACCGCATCGCCAGAAAAGAAAAAGCCACCCAACATACTGCGCACTTCGCGCTCTGACAGGGAGGGAGCGGCAGATTTAACCGTTTCCAGTACCGTGCGCACCGGATCCATCATTTCGGCAAAGTCCTGAGCCTGATACCCGATCACCACATTATGCCCCATCACCCGCCGGCCTTCGTTGAGGGGAAGTTTTCCGGCAATCGTCTTAAGAAGCGTCGTCTTCCCCATTCCATTAAGACCAACGAGTCCAATTTTTTCGCCCCGTTCGATTCGGACATCCAAACCACGCAAAACCCACGTTTGGCCGTCATAGGTCACTCCGGCCTGATCCAATCTAACCAGTTCCACACCACAGTGCGGAGGCTTGGGAACGCGGATACGGGGAGCCCGCATGACCACACGCGGGATTTCAATTTCATCCATCTTCTCCAGCATCTTTATCCGGCTCTGCACTTGGGAAGATTTCGTGTTTTTAGCGCGGAACCGTTCGACAAATTGCTCAATTTGTTCACGCCGGCGATCCTGATTCCCGCGTGCCGCCTCTAATTGTTCGTGGCGAAGCCGGCAATCCTCCTCATACTTGTTAAAGTTCCCGGCGTAACGTGTCACCTGCCCGCCCGCCACCTCCATCGTCACGGTCGTCAGGGTATTCAGTAGATACCGGTCATGGGAAACCAGCACAAGTGTTCCCTTGTAATCGCGCAGATAGCGCTGAAGCCATTCCACTGCCGGAATATCAAGAAAGTTACTAGGTTCATCCAATAACAGAAGATCGGGATCTGCCACCAGGGCGCGCGCGAGTTCCGCACGCATCTGCCAGCCACCACTGAAAGCGGCAAAAGGCCGGTGGAAATCACTCACTGCAAACCCGAGGCCCCCCAATGCGGCCTTGGCCCGGCTACTCAAGGCATACCCGCCCTGGTGCTCAAAGTCTGTTTGCAACACGCCCAATTGACGGACAACCCGGTCTCGCTCAACCCCCGTGACCTGATCCAATTGTGCCTCCAGGGCCTCGATCTGGCGCTGATTGTCCACAAGGGAAGGCAAGGCATTTTCAGAATATTCCAGCAAATTGATGTCTGCGGCCGCAGGCTTGAGTTGCTGCCGAAGATGACTGACGCGGATATTGCGAGAAATCGATACATCACCACGATCCGGCGTGGATTCCCCCGTCAGGAGCGAGAAAATCGTACTTTTTCCCGCGCCATTGGGGCCCACAATCCCCACGCGCTCCCCGCTATTTATGCGGAAAGACACATCGTCGAGCACCTGCTGCGCGCCAAAACCTACAGAGACATTCTGAAAATCGATCATAATAGCTTCTCAAGCGCCTGCTCTTTGATCCCATAAAACGCTTTGAGCGCCTTAATCTGGGCAAGGATGGGCTCACGCGGCTCCGGCTTTGCACGCTTTACG encodes:
- a CDS encoding ABC-F family ATP-binding cassette domain-containing protein; amino-acid sequence: MIDFQNVSVGFGAQQVLDDVSFRINSGERVGIVGPNGAGKSTIFSLLTGESTPDRGDVSISRNIRVSHLRQQLKPAAADINLLEYSENALPSLVDNQRQIEALEAQLDQVTGVERDRVVRQLGVLQTDFEHQGGYALSSRAKAALGGLGFAVSDFHRPFAAFSGGWQMRAELARALVADPDLLLLDEPSNFLDIPAVEWLQRYLRDYKGTLVLVSHDRYLLNTLTTVTMEVAGGQVTRYAGNFNKYEEDCRLRHEQLEAARGNQDRRREQIEQFVERFRAKNTKSSQVQSRIKMLEKMDEIEIPRVVMRAPRIRVPKPPHCGVELVRLDQAGVTYDGQTWVLRGLDVRIERGEKIGLVGLNGMGKTTLLKTIAGKLPLNEGRRVMGHNVVIGYQAQDFAEMMDPVRTVLETVKSAAPSLSEREVRSMLGGFFFSGDAVEKKIAVLSGGEKMRVAFARLLVNPPNFLMLDEPTTHLDIPSREALENALHDYEGTVCLVSHDIEFTRHVATSIIAMAPPGVRRYPGGYDYYHEKSEAEARSQESETRNQNSEVEKSEGGDRKALRRERALKREELNKVRGPVEKRVKAAERKMTALEQEQDKLSGEMMKPMVGTDYANLNRRLSEIQAELAETVELWEKAALELEALPCE